In a genomic window of Meleagris gallopavo isolate NT-WF06-2002-E0010 breed Aviagen turkey brand Nicholas breeding stock chromosome 1, Turkey_5.1, whole genome shotgun sequence:
- the SSBP1 gene encoding single-stranded DNA-binding protein, mitochondrial — protein FLSVLQVFRQLVRHESGDTVGSLVLERSMNRVQLLGRVGQDPIMRQVDGKNPVTIFSLATNEMWRTGENEVAQTGDISQKTTWHRISVFRPGLRDVTYQYVKKGSRLYVEGKLDYGEYTDKNNVRRQATTIIADNVIFLSDNIKEKV, from the exons tttctgtctgttcttcagGTGTTCCGTCAGTTGGTGAGACATGAGTCTGGTGATACAGTCGGCTCGTTAGTACTGGAACGAT CCATGAATCGTGTTCAGTTACTTGGTCGGGTTGGACAGGACCCTATCATGAGGCAAGTGGATGGAAAAAATCCTGTTACCATATTTTCTCTTGCAACCAATGAGATGTGGCGGACAGGAGAAAATGAGGTAGCACAGACAG GTGATATCAGTCAGAAGACAACATGGCACAGGATCTCTGTCTTCAGACCAGGCCTCAGAGATGTTACGTATCAATATGTGAAGAAGGG TTCTCGGCTGTATGTTGAAGGGAAACTAGACTATGGTGAATATACAGATAAAAACAACGTGAGGCGGCAGGCGACAACAATTATTGCAG ataaCGTAATTTTTCTGAGTGATAATatcaaagaaaaggtatga